In Stanieria sp. NIES-3757, the DNA window CTACAAGATGTTTTTGCGGTGCGATCGCAATTCAATTGGGGTTTTCCTCTTGAGTCTTCTAGATCTTTAAAATGATTTGTTTATTCTTTAGCGATCGCACTGCGCCTCGGTAAAGCTTAGATTGCAATCAAATTATTACTTACTTTTTAGATATCTTCTTATTTGTTTTTATTCAATAATTTTTACTATTTTAAAAACTGACTAATCGCTGCTGTGACTTCTTGAGGATATTCTTCATAAATACCTAATGTCCCTGTTAATCTTGCTGTTTCGACTTGTGGTAATTCAAGTAAAACTTCCATTTCTGCTTTTGATTTTGGAGGTGTATTTTCAGCCAGAATGACTAAAACGGAAACAGATAAAGAAGAAAAATAGTCCAAAAATTCCTCTCTGTTAGTCACAGGATCGAGCTTACCAGTAACAAAAGCAGCAGGAGCGTATCTTGCACCTTGTTTAGCAGTAATTTGATGTTTTTGACTGATAAATTCTTTAGTTAATTTAGTCTTGTCTACGTATACGTGTCTTTTGTACATCAAACGTAAAAAAGATGGAGTCGTGTTCAAATAATAAAGAGTTTGTCCGACAATTGGCGATCGCACTAAATTTCTGACCCCACTCCTGACTGCTGATGGTAATCCCATAACTCGTAATGGTCCTTGCCAAGTAGGAGCAATTAAAACGACTTTAGATACTGCTTCTGGTTGATTTTTAGCTAGTTCTAAAGCGTATCCAGCAGTATGTCCAGCAGCAATAATAATAATTGGTTGCTCAAACAGAGATTTGACAAAATCTTGGAGTAATTGATGAAATAAAACAGGACTATAATCTACAGGTGGACATTCAGACTCACCAAATCCCAACCAATCTAAAACGGTAACTTGATACTGAGAGGATAGTATCTGAGCAATACCTTTCATTTCTGTGCGACTGGAAACAGTACTAAAAGCAGGAAGTATTAAGACAGGATTTCCTTGTCCGATGGTTTCATAGACAATTTGATACTGTTTTGCTTGCCAATTCCAACTAAATCTTTGAACTTTACCGCCAATACCAGCGTCAGTATTTCTTTGAGGAGAAGTTACAGTAGTCATGGTTATTTATATGATTAAAGCAAGAGAGCAGGAAATAGTTATCAGTTACCAGTAGGAAACGGGGCGTATAAACAAGGGGAGGACACGGGTACGCCGTCGTACGGCGTACTTTAAGCTGTTCGTGTCGTCGCCTGGTTCTCTTAGATTTATAGTAGCAAGCCCCGCAGAATCTCCAATTAAAAAGCAGTTATCTTTTTTAACTTCTCTCTGTTTGCTAAACAAGTAATAGTTATCATAAAATTATCCCAAAAAAACTTATTGAAGGAAATTGGTATGTGTTGGAGTGGAGAAGCATCCGCGACATTAGCTACCGTCGGACTTATGAGTACAACTTACGTTGCTATTAAGGGAGAAGACAAAGCACTATGGATACCCCTAGCCTATTTTTCTCTTATGGAAATGCTGCAAGCATTTACCTATACAGTCATCGATCAATGTGGATTGCCTTTGAATCAGTTGCTTACTTTGCTAGGAAGTTTGCACATTACTTTCCAGCCATTTTTTCTTAATGCAGTTTCGATGCATTTTATTCCAGGAAAGGTTAGAGATAAAATATCTCCCTTTGTTTATGGTCTTTGTTTTTTAGGCTCTATTATGCTTTTAGTTAAGATTTATCCTTTGGAATGGTTGGGGAGGTGCAACATCGGACATGAACCGTTTTGTGGAGAGCAACTTTGTTCGGTATCTGGAAATTGGCATATCGCTTGGGAAGCCCCTTTGAATGGCACAAATTGGCTAACTCTTGGGTATTATATTCCAGTTTTTGTTATCCCTGTTATATATGGTTCGTGGAAATTTATTCTTTACCATCTGATGGTAGGTCCATTGTTAGCTCGACTGTTGACGAATAATATCAATGAATGGCCCGCAGTATGGTGTTTGTTGTCTATAGGATTGCTACTGTTAGTTATTAAAACCCCAATCCGACAAATTCTTTATACAAAGCGGTGGTGGTTTTGGAATAGTAAAGATATAGAATCATCTATTGTGGTTGAGAAGAGTCAGACTATTACAACTTCTGAGGTTAAAGTGAGTAAACCGTTAACAACAGAGAAAAAATAATCGAAAAAACTTACTTAATATCAGTAGCAGTTGCTATGTTGCTGTCTTGGAATCTAAAAAATCCTTTAAAATATTCTTAATAAGTTTCTTTATAAGGATGGCGACTTAGGAAAAGTCAAACAACTAAATTTGTCTACAGTTTTCTAAAAAATTCATACATTTATTTGGGTTTTCTTTGCTATCTTGGCTGGAGAAACGGTACTGGTTTTGTTGCTCCATCTTATGCCTCGATTGGGTGGGTTTGATAAAAATATGACGGTAATATTTATTCACTCAAGCCCCAGGGCTGGATGCGATCTTGTCCCTATTCTTATGGGTTCCTTGGGTAATTGGTGGCATCATTGACGGATGGATCGGTTTAATAGCTGCGATCGCTAAACAGGTTTTGGTGATGCAGTCATGAATTTTTGCCCACGAATTTGCCCACCGTCAGACTACTAAAGGTTCACGAATCCATCGTTTTATGAACCAAAAGTTTAGTTGGTGGCGTAATAATCTAGCATTATGGGCTACGGCTTTAGCTGTACCTGTCTTTTTTGTGATTCGTTTTGCCAAAATAATTATCCCTCTTTTATGACTATAGGGTGATAAAATAATTGAAAATAAAAACCCAATGAAAAATGGTGACACCACGAAGAGAAGCATCATCAACAGTGAGTTTTATCGATCACTATTGTCAAGCCTACCAAGAGCTATTCTCTGATGTGAGAAATTATGAAGCATTCAAATTAATACATTTAGGAATGCTATCAGAAATACCTAGAAAGTCGCTACCAAAGATAGCAAGAGCGGTAGGATTAAAAGATAGTCAAGGATTAAATTATTTTCTATCTGAAGCTCATTGGAATGTAGAAAAAATACGAGAAATTAGATTATGGTTGACTAAATTATTGATTGGAGAAAGAAAAATAACTCTTTGTATTGATGAAACAGGAGATGTCAAGAAAGGAAAAACAACTGATTATGTAGCCAGACAGTATATTGGTAATTTAGGAAAGACAAAAAATGGAATTGTGTCGGTTAATGCTTATGCAGTAGTAGAGGGAATAACATACCCTTTACTTTTTAAAATATTTAAGCCGAACAAATGCCTCAAAGCAGAAGATACATATAAAACCAAACCACAACTAGCTGTAGAAATAATCAAGGAATTACAAAAATGGAACTTTAACATCAAGTTAATATTAGCTGATAGTTTGTATGGAGAAAGTGGAGATGTAATTACAGTTTTGGAGCAATTGAATCTGGAGTATATTGTGGCAATTCGCTCTAACCATAAGGTTTGGATGTTCGGCGATGAGAAAAAAAAATATAATCGATGGCAAGCTTATCAACAAAAATTATCTCGAAAGAAGAGCGAAACTAGATACATTAGAGAAATTATTTTTGGCACAAGAAAACATATTCGTTTCTATCAAATAAGTAAACAAGACGACAAAAACCCTGAACCAAAAGATACTTGGTTTATTATGACGAATAAAAAAGGCAAAATTGCCACCACAATTGCTTCAGAATATAGTTTGAGAAACTGGATTGAATATGCGTTTAAACAAGTCAAAAATGAACTTGGTTGGGCAGATTTTCGAGTTACAGATTATCACGGTATAGAACGCTGGTGGGAATTAATTATGAGTACTTATTTTTTAGTAAGTCTTCAAGCTAATTATTTTCAATTAGAGACGATTGTTCCCGATGCCAATTCTCAAGTCTCTACTCTTAAATCAGTTTCTTCTTTTCCTTTCTCTAATCATCAGGCGTGGGATTCTGGTGCTGGTTGGAAAAGTTCTTTAAATAACTTGCGCTTAATTATTCAACCATTAATCTTTTTCTCTCTTATTCAACCTTGGCTATCCGTATTTCCTAATCAACATCTTCAACTTGGTTTTTCTAAGTTAATCAACATTATGAATCGCTTTCGTGGTTCTCCTTTTCCTCAAAGTCAATTTTTAGAGTATTCGTTCTCTGTTGCTTGCTAATTCAATATTTTTCCCCATAGTCATAAAAGAGGGATTATCTATCCCATTTTATTTTGGGTGCTTGACTTTCCCAACTACAAACATAGTGAATGGGTCAATGTCAGTCGTTAGAAATTTCAAGGATTGATCGGGAAAGATTTAATTTGGTGTCTTTACTGTGATTGGATGACAGGAGTTTATTCTTTGGCGACAGAAATGCTCCGCAACGTCGAATCTTTTGGGTGTCCCATCCGTTTTTACGAAGGCAAAAAATGTGACAACTGTAAATTAGATTTTCCTGATATTGAAGGTGGTTGGATTGCAGCAGATGGCACTATGGATGATGTTGAAAATCTACTGAAGGAAAAATATGGCGATCAACAGCGTTCTTGGTTTGGTTATCCAGATAGGCAATAAGAGAGTATAGTTAACAATTGATAATTAAGCTCTTAAAAGCCATCGAACAACTCGATTGAGGCTGAACTTGTCAATCTTTGTTTTGGTATATTGACTATTGCCTAGAATTTCATCTGCCGCCAATAATCCACTTTCTACTGATGCTCTAATTCCTTCAGCTAGATCTATAGTAGCAAGCCCCGCAGAATCTCCAATTAAAAAGCAGTTATCTTTTTTAACTTCTCCCTGGTTCGTAAATATATAAAATCCATGACCAGCAGGTTTTAGTTCTTGGCTAGTTTTTTCATCCAATAGTCTGCGTTTAACTAAATCCTTCAGAAACCAGCGAAAGTGATCGTGGAGGTTAGTTTTTGATTGGACAAAATAGGAACTTACTGCTCCTAAACCAAGATTAAGAAAACCGTTGCCTTTGGGAGCGTACCAAGAATAGCCTTGAAGTCCGTGATCGTTAAAAAAGATCTGGGTGTTATTATTCCTTTGAGGATATTCAAATTCTTTTTCTAAAGTCACAATTAGTTTTTCTGAAACGCGCCGATCAGGAAAAAAAGTTCTTCTCACTGGACAACCTGTACCAGCTGCTCCTACTAAATACTTACATTCATATTTATCGTCAATGATGTAATGCTCTCCCTGCCGTTCTATTTTTTTGACTTGATGAGTTTTCACTGGAGCTTGGGAACGTTGTAGTAACCAATGATCGAACTCGATCCTGCGAATAGAATAATCTTTTCTCCACGGCAACATCCAACTACTAACGACAGGAAAAGGAATAGGAGCGATATACAGTTGAGTGTGCATGGTTAGCATCGAGTGAGGATATTCATCTGGAGTAAATTCCAGCATCTCCATTACCCGAGAAGAAATCCAACCAGCACATAGTTTTAGGCGAGGGAATGCTTCTTTATCGATTATCAATGCTTCTTTTCCCTGTTTTTTCAATTTCCAAGCACAACTGCTTCCTGCTGGTCCTCCTCCAACAATAATAGTTTCATAGTACTCTAACATTGCTAGCTCTCTAAAATTAGGAATTAGGAACTAATAAATATTGACCATTGCCTAAAACTTCGCCATTACAAGCTTCAAATATAGCTATTGCCAAGAGTAAATAAAACCTCCACATACAACGAAATTGACTGTAATTCATACCGTAATTTAAAGTTTTGATTTTGTCTTGATTGGCATCAAAATCCTTTAACCAACTTCTTAGGGTTTGAGCGTAATTAGAGCCATTCATATACCATTTATTGATGGTTTTCAGCTTTTGATTGTGAAGTGGAATTTGTTCGTAATGCCATGCTCTTGCTCGAGGGAAAATGTATTTCTCGAGAAAAGGATCCATCATATTGTGAGGTAAACGAATTGAAATAATATGAATAAAAACTCGACCATTATCTTGTATAAAACTCGCTATCTTCTCTAAGGTGCTGGTTAAGTTTCCTATATGTTCTAGCATACCGATCGCAATTACTTTATCAAATTTGGTTTCAAAAGTAGCCTCGTTAAAGTCTTGTTCAACCAGAGTAAATCGTTCTGAACTTAGAGTACTATTGGGATCTTGCATTTTTTTTCGCATATATTCACATTGAGTGTGGCTCAAATTAAGACCTGTCACTTTAGCATTGGGAAATCGGGTCAGAATATAATGGCAAGAAGCTCCAAAACCACATCCCAAATCGAGAATGTTGTCTCCATCTTTGATGCCTGCTTTTTCGAGCGCATCATCGAGCATATCTCTTTGAGCTTCTAAAATATTTGAAGCTCCTTTTTCCCATAACGCCATCGTGTATTTGGGGTAAATTAGCTCGCTTTCTCTTAACATCAAATCGAATAGTTCCTCTGGTAGATCGTATTGAACCTGCATTAACTCATGGGAACTTTCTGCTAGTTGTTCGCTTTCTTTGAGTACCCATTCATAGGGAACGAGCAGAGACGGAAAATATTTATAGAGTATGGGAATAAAAGTATCAAATATCCCTTTAAGTACTGCATCAGGTATTTCTAGACCATGAATATAAGCTTTGGCTAAAGCTAGCTGGCTTGCATTTGCGATCGCAGTTACTCCGCGAGTTAGTTGGTAGGCAAATCTACTTTTACTGTTGAGAGTTCCTACTGCTGGTAAATACTTCTGAAAATCATGAAATGTGGTAGTAGAGGTCATGGATTTTACCTCAATTTACATAAAATTTAATTAAATTTTTATTTAATATTTTTATACTCTAGCTAGTTATTTCCGAGTTTTGTTATTGATAAAGACTTACTCTAATTTAAACAAAACAATTTTTTTTTTACTGAGAGTAGTCTAGTTACAAAAAGTAAGTAAGATTATAAAAGCATAATATATTTAAAGATATTTAAATATCCCTCAATTAAATTCTTAAATTTTTAATAGTAAAAAAAATATCTAAATAAAAGCATTTATAAAATAATCGCGAAAAAGCTCAAAAAACTATCTTTCGTAAAAAAATCAATAAATTTTTGGAGATATTAAGATGGATTTACTAATAAATATTTATTTATCACTGACGTTAGTTCTCGTTGCAGGAGCTTTATTACTTCATTTGATTCCCCGATTAGGAAAACCAGGTAAACAGTTATCAGATGCTCTCTGCTATGCACCAGCTATTGACTTAGTACTTGCTTATTTCATGCTGATGCCGTTAATTGTCGGTTTAATCTTTGCTGGATGGACTGGAATAGGAGTTGCTTTAGCTGCTGAGTTTACTTCGCTTTGGATTTGGATTGTCTTTCACGAGCTTCTCCACTACAACAGATGGAAAGAAGCTAAGATTGCTCGAACAATGAGCAGACTTGTTGGTGGTTGGCGTAACCATTTAGCAATGTGGATTACTATCCTAGCAGTACCCTGTTTTTGGACGGTTAGATTTGCTCAACTAATCGCCTATCCCCCGTTAACCTGGTTGATTAAATTCCCAAAATATCAAACAAAAGACTGGATCAACGTGTCCCGACAAAAATTTGAAGGATTGGTTGGCTATGATCTGATTTGGTGTTTGTATTGCGACTGGATGACTGGTGTATGGTCATTGGGTACTGAAATGTTACGTAACGTTGAGTCATTTTGGTGTCCCATTCGTTTTTATGATGGTAAGAAATGTGCCAATTGCCAATTAGATTTCCCCGATATCGAAAATGGTTGGGTTGCTGCTGACGGAAAGATGGATGATGTCGTGCAACTCCTCCAACAGAAGTATGAACAGAAGTATAGCGATCGCAATAACTCATGGTTTGGACATCCCGATCGAGAATCAGATCCTGGAAACTGAAATTTCTGCTTGCTACTTTTAATTCTTAATTCCCGTTGTACCAATGCCTTGAATAAATTGACGCTGACCGAGTAAAAATAATAACATTACTGGAATAGTTGCAATTACTACTGCTGCCATTAATAAAGGCCAACTATTAGTAAACTCTTCTTGAAATTCTGCTAAAGCTAATTGCACCGTTCTTAATTCTGGACGAGTAGTAAATACTAAAGGTTTAAATAAATCGTTCCACTCGCCAATAAAAGTAAACAAAAAAAGTGTTACCAAAGCAGGACGAGATAGAGGTAACATAATTTTAATTAAAATTTGCCAGCGATTTGCTCCATCTAACATAGCTGCTTCTTCTAATTCTATAGGAATAGTTGCAAAATACTGTCGCATTAGAAAAATCCCAAAACCATTAGCAGCAGTTGGTAAGATTAATGCCCAATAAGTATTAATTAAATGTCCCCACTTTAAGACGACAAAGATAGGAATTACTAATAATTGAAACGGAATCACTAAAGTAGCCAAAATTAGTAATAAAATTCCTTCTCTTCCTTTAAATTTTAATCTTGTCAAAGCATAACCAGCTAAAGCAGAAGTAAAAATTTGACCAGCAGTAACTGCTAAAGCCACAATAGTTGAATTGGTAAAAGCTAATAAAAATTTGCCACGTTGCCACGCTTCTTGATAATTAGCCCAAGTGTAACTATTAGAAGCTTTTCCTAAAATTACATCCGATGGTGCTAAGGAAGTTATTAACACTACGCCTAAAGGTAATAAAACTATGATTGCACCTAGAATTAATAACAGTACAATTAAGATTTTGCGCCAAGAATAAGTTAGCAATTTTTGATGCCCCTTCTATTTATGACAATTTAAATGCGATTTTATCAACCTATAATGCAATAATTAAATTTTTTACTCAAGGACAAGTCAGGAAACTTATCTACTTGATAAATTGGTGGCGTCATCCTAAAAGTTTAAAAGCCCAGAAATTTACTCAACTTTTACAAATATTTTTAAACAAAAAGCAATTTTTGTTCATGGTTTATTGTGTAGTTGAATTGATTGGATGCAGCTTAAAACAACAAATTTATTCTTCAAATCAGTTGTCAGGCCAAGCCTCGTGATTCGCGATGCCTTCAATTTTGATTGAGTTTAAATTATTGAGCTAATTATTATGGTTGATTTTTTTTGAGTTTTTTTTATGTTATTTAATTAAACTGTTTTTGATTAAAATATTAGTTTTGTCAGCAAGTTTAAAAAATATTACTTCTTTAAAAACCCTTTTTTTCAAATAGTTAAATTAAGTTTTAATTTAAGCAACTCATCTAAATTAAGTTATTTTTTGTCGATCCATAATTTTAAAAGCCCCAATAAAACTGTTCTCATTCTTTTTAATATTTATTTACATTCAATTATTTTTATCTTTTAAAGATTAGTTGCCTAGAAGATACAGAGCATTTTGCTTTATTTTCATAAAACTCAATCAATTTCTAGAGATTTTTATGTCGTTTGATAGAGATATTGAAAACCACAATATCTATAAAATTAGCGATCATTACTTAATTAATTACAAAAAATTAACCTAACTAAAAAAGAGAGCAAAACAGTTATGTCTTATGCAGAACCTTTAGAAAATCGTGTAGTTGAACCTACAATTGCTACAGTAGTTAATGACCGCGATCGCGTTAGATGGGGTCCGATTTTTGCTGGAATTGTTGTTGCGATCGCTACCCAACTAATTTTAAGTGCTTTGGGCATAGCGATTGGTTTATCAGCTAGAGCGGAAGGAAGCGATCCCAATTCAGTAGGTCTTGGTGTTGGTATTTGGTCGATTATTAGCTTGTTAATCGCCCTATTTTTAGGAAGTTGGGTAGCAGCCAATACTTGTAGTCCCATGAATAGTAAAACAGCCCTTTTACATGGGTTAATTCTTTGGGCAACAACTTTAGCAATTAGTGCTTGGTTGCTTGCTAGCGGGGTTTCAGGTGCGTTTGGTATTTTAGCTTCTAATGCTGGTGAATTATTAAACCAAGCTCAACAACCAGGCGGAGTCGATCTTCCAAATCAAGCTCCAAATATTTCTCCTAATCAAGCAAGAGACATTGCTGGTTATTCTGCAAGAGCAGCTTGGTCATTTATTATCGGTTCTTTACTTGGTTTGGCTGCTTCTTTAATTGGAGCTTCTGTAGGAGCCAGAAAATCTAGAACAGTGCGTACTACTACCGTACCTCCTCACAGACCAGACAATCCTATCGGAATGGGAAGATAAATTCAGCGATCGCCTATTAGTAAAGTTAGGCAACTATCAATTAAAAGCTCAAGAGTAGGTGCAATTAAACAATTGCACCTCCATATCATATTTTGATAGATTTAAATTAATTACTTATTTTATTTGCTCTCAATAGTTTTGGTTGGTTCTGGTGCTGGCAAAATATAAATCAGTCCAGAAATCAAAGTCAAACCAACACATAACCAAAAAGCAGTCAAAGAAGGAATTCGCCAAGTTTCAGACCAAGGTGAAATTAACAAAGCGATCGCAATTATTTGACTAACAGTTTTTAACTTTCCCCAAAGATTCGCTCCTTGAATAGTGCTACTACCTGTGAGGTTGGGGTTAATTCTCCATCCTGCGATCGCTAATTCTCTAGCTAAGATTAAACAGACTCCCCAAGCTGGTATTTGTTGTAGCTCAATTAAAGCCAACATTGTCCCTAAAACCAGCAATTTATCGACTAAGGGATCGAGAAACTTGCCTAATTCTGTAACTAAATCTAATTTACGGGCCAGATAACCATCTACCCAATCCGTTCCTGCTGCTACTAAAAAAATCAACATTGCATAAAGCCGTTGGTCTGAAGAAGGGTCTTGCAACAAATAGAGCAGCACAGGTAATCCCAATAAACGGGATAAAGTAATCCAAGTAGGAAGATTCAATTTAAAGCTATAAAATAAAAACTTATTTTTTTATATGCTAGCTAGCGTTATTTATCAAATCTAAAATAACGAATTATTACAAAACTTTTTGTATTGTAAATAACACTGAAACAAAAAAAAGGCAGGTCATTAACCCACCTTACTGTTACGGAATAATTAAACTTTAAGAAAAATCATTTAGCCTCCAGCCACGGCTGGAACGATACTTACTTCATCACCATCAGTTAAAGTGGTATCGGTTCCTTCTAAGAAACGAATATCTTCGCTATTAACATAGAGGTTTAAGAAGCGTCGAGGTTGACCAGTTTCATCGCAAATACGAGCTTTGATTCCTGGACAGTTGTTTTCTAGCGCATCAATTAATTCGCTAATACTGCTACCACC includes these proteins:
- a CDS encoding ThiS family domain protein, which codes for MAVKVLIPTPLQKFTNNQATIECGGSSISELIDALENNCPGIKARICDETGQPRRFLNLYVNSEDIRFLEGTDTTLTDGDEVSIVPAVAGG
- a CDS encoding putative ABC transporter permease protein, translating into MLTYSWRKILIVLLLILGAIIVLLPLGVVLITSLAPSDVILGKASNSYTWANYQEAWQRGKFLLAFTNSTIVALAVTAGQIFTSALAGYALTRLKFKGREGILLLILATLVIPFQLLVIPIFVVLKWGHLINTYWALILPTAANGFGIFLMRQYFATIPIELEEAAMLDGANRWQILIKIMLPLSRPALVTLFLFTFIGEWNDLFKPLVFTTRPELRTVQLALAEFQEEFTNSWPLLMAAVVIATIPVMLLFLLGQRQFIQGIGTTGIKN
- a CDS encoding cyclopropane-fatty-acyl-phospholipid synthase → MTSTTTFHDFQKYLPAVGTLNSKSRFAYQLTRGVTAIANASQLALAKAYIHGLEIPDAVLKGIFDTFIPILYKYFPSLLVPYEWVLKESEQLAESSHELMQVQYDLPEELFDLMLRESELIYPKYTMALWEKGASNILEAQRDMLDDALEKAGIKDGDNILDLGCGFGASCHYILTRFPNAKVTGLNLSHTQCEYMRKKMQDPNSTLSSERFTLVEQDFNEATFETKFDKVIAIGMLEHIGNLTSTLEKIASFIQDNGRVFIHIISIRLPHNMMDPFLEKYIFPRARAWHYEQIPLHNQKLKTINKWYMNGSNYAQTLRSWLKDFDANQDKIKTLNYGMNYSQFRCMWRFYLLLAIAIFEACNGEVLGNGQYLLVPNS
- a CDS encoding CDP-diacylglycerol/glycerol-3-phosphate 3-phosphatidyltransferase — translated: MNLPTWITLSRLLGLPVLLYLLQDPSSDQRLYAMLIFLVAAGTDWVDGYLARKLDLVTELGKFLDPLVDKLLVLGTMLALIELQQIPAWGVCLILARELAIAGWRINPNLTGSSTIQGANLWGKLKTVSQIIAIALLISPWSETWRIPSLTAFWLCVGLTLISGLIYILPAPEPTKTIESK
- a CDS encoding putative transposase encodes the protein MVTPRREASSTVSFIDHYCQAYQELFSDVRNYEAFKLIHLGMLSEIPRKSLPKIARAVGLKDSQGLNYFLSEAHWNVEKIREIRLWLTKLLIGERKITLCIDETGDVKKGKTTDYVARQYIGNLGKTKNGIVSVNAYAVVEGITYPLLFKIFKPNKCLKAEDTYKTKPQLAVEIIKELQKWNFNIKLILADSLYGESGDVITVLEQLNLEYIVAIRSNHKVWMFGDEKKKYNRWQAYQQKLSRKKSETRYIREIIFGTRKHIRFYQISKQDDKNPEPKDTWFIMTNKKGKIATTIASEYSLRNWIEYAFKQVKNELGWADFRVTDYHGIERWWELIMSTYFLVSLQANYFQLETIVPDANSQVSTLKSVSSFPFSNHQAWDSGAGWKSSLNNLRLIIQPLIFFSLIQPWLSVFPNQHLQLGFSKLINIMNRFRGSPFPQSQFLEYSFSVAC
- a CDS encoding geranylgeranyl reductase family protein produces the protein MLEYYETIIVGGGPAGSSCAWKLKKQGKEALIIDKEAFPRLKLCAGWISSRVMEMLEFTPDEYPHSMLTMHTQLYIAPIPFPVVSSWMLPWRKDYSIRRIEFDHWLLQRSQAPVKTHQVKKIERQGEHYIIDDKYECKYLVGAAGTGCPVRRTFFPDRRVSEKLIVTLEKEFEYPQRNNNTQIFFNDHGLQGYSWYAPKGNGFLNLGLGAVSSYFVQSKTNLHDHFRWFLKDLVKRRLLDEKTSQELKPAGHGFYIFTNQGEVKKDNCFLIGDSAGLATIDLAEGIRASVESGLLAADEILGNSQYTKTKIDKFSLNRVVRWLLRA